The Nitrospira sp. genome contains a region encoding:
- the glgC gene encoding glucose-1-phosphate adenylyltransferase, with translation MRRVRTLAMIMAGGKGERLMPLTSVRTKPAIPFGGKYRIVDFVLSNMLNSGITANYVLVQYRSQSLIEHLRESWRIAGRIRDHFITVVPPQMRARGGWYEGTADAVYHNLNLIADFRPDVVAVFGADHIYRMDVSHMIQFHRDCGAEVTVAALPVPIGQASQFGIIEVDANNRMIGFDEKPHRAKPLPGQPTMALSSMGNYIFDMSVLLRILEQDAARSGGHDFGRNIIPDLIGRQKAYVYDFLRNDVPGLRSYEEKGYWRDVGTIDAYWQANMDLLGQTPRFDLRNKEWPILAAGYDGPSASVVQTRADESMIGEGSQIVDAQIKRSVIGRGVRIEPGACLDECVIMDGVHIGAQARLSRVIADRFSSIPAESDIDHREPSHVPGCHISPTGLVVIPRNTTVPARAMQPLA, from the coding sequence ATGAGACGAGTCCGGACGCTGGCGATGATTATGGCGGGAGGCAAGGGCGAGCGCCTGATGCCGCTCACCTCGGTACGCACGAAGCCGGCCATTCCTTTTGGAGGTAAGTATCGAATCGTCGACTTTGTCCTCAGCAACATGCTCAATAGCGGCATCACCGCAAACTATGTGCTTGTCCAATATCGTTCGCAATCGCTGATCGAACATCTCCGCGAGTCCTGGCGCATCGCCGGGCGGATCAGAGATCATTTCATTACCGTTGTGCCTCCTCAGATGCGCGCGCGCGGCGGATGGTACGAGGGGACTGCCGATGCGGTGTATCACAATCTCAACTTGATCGCGGACTTTCGGCCCGATGTGGTGGCGGTATTCGGGGCCGACCATATCTATCGGATGGATGTTTCGCACATGATCCAATTTCATCGGGACTGCGGGGCGGAGGTCACGGTGGCGGCCCTGCCGGTACCGATCGGACAAGCCTCTCAGTTCGGCATCATCGAGGTCGATGCGAATAATCGAATGATCGGATTCGATGAGAAACCTCATCGCGCGAAGCCTCTTCCGGGGCAACCGACGATGGCGCTGTCCTCGATGGGCAACTATATTTTCGACATGTCGGTCTTGTTGCGCATTCTCGAGCAAGATGCCGCCCGGTCCGGAGGACACGACTTCGGCCGGAATATCATTCCCGACCTGATCGGACGCCAAAAAGCGTATGTGTATGACTTTCTACGGAATGACGTGCCGGGCCTGCGGTCCTACGAAGAAAAGGGGTATTGGCGTGATGTCGGAACCATCGATGCCTACTGGCAGGCGAATATGGATCTCTTGGGGCAAACGCCGAGGTTTGATTTGCGGAACAAAGAGTGGCCGATTCTCGCTGCGGGATATGACGGCCCCTCGGCGTCGGTGGTCCAAACCCGGGCCGACGAATCAATGATCGGAGAGGGGAGTCAGATCGTGGATGCCCAGATCAAGCGGTCGGTCATCGGACGTGGGGTCCGCATTGAGCCCGGAGCGTGCTTGGACGAATGCGTCATCATGGACGGGGTCCATATCGGAGCGCAGGCACGCCTGTCCCGGGTGATTGCGGATCGTTTCAGCAGCATCCCTGCCGAAAGCGATATCGATCATCGCGAACCCTCTCACGTTCCGGGTTGTCATATTTCCCCGACAGGCCTCGTCGTCATTCCGCGCAACACAACCGTGCCGGCAAGAGCGATGCAGCCGCTCGCATGA
- a CDS encoding PAS domain S-box protein, producing MNGNEIQAEGFKGEHNPPELNGSEEETEHVLVAEELSKSDMRVDMTERTLAEDVKANLAAIIESSDDAIVSKNLNGIITSWNRGAERIFGYAAQEAIGQPVTMLMPPDRVDEEPGILQRIRRGEKIDHYETIRRRKDGTLLNISLTVSPIIDANGRVIGASKIARDITERKRAEDALWHSEVRLQQELDDTKLLQRLSADLANPQKTVELYQIIMDAAVEIMHSDFASMQMLYSERGKGGELRLLAFRGFNPKAAEFWEWVRADSTCACGVALHNGERTLVSDLETCAFMQETPDRAISLQTGIRAVQSTPLKSRAGRLIGMISTHWRKPHEPTDRDWRMMDVVARYAADLIERKQADEALQEAQVRLQRWNVELEQAVNIKTIELLQSQERLRALTAEVNLAEQRERKRLATELHDHLQQILVLGKLTIGRGSRAAVGLPACEQVFKKINDIFSEALTYTRTLVADLSPTVLRDQGLAAALEWLGDYMQKHNLTVTVTGHVSEGLRLPEDQVILLFQSVRELLINSAKHAGTGKATVRMEQHNARLRIEVCDEGVGFNLAADGGGEISPAGISSKFGLFSIRERMLALGGSFDLQSAPGQGTKATLSLPLAPCDRQSEQLAVKSAQIMDAADAGNPPFAIHHSLPRKNARIRVLLVDDHVMVRQGLRAVLDAYADVELIGEAGNGEEALRLVDQLQPAVVVMDINMPKMNGVEATRLIKSRYPEVAVIGLSVNADNGNHEAMTQAGASLLMTKEAAVGQLHDVIQEAVKKG from the coding sequence ATGAACGGCAATGAAATCCAAGCCGAAGGCTTTAAAGGGGAGCACAATCCACCCGAATTGAACGGGAGTGAGGAAGAGACCGAGCACGTGCTGGTTGCAGAAGAGCTGAGCAAAAGCGACATGCGTGTGGACATGACCGAGCGAACACTGGCCGAGGATGTGAAAGCCAACCTCGCAGCGATCATCGAATCGTCCGACGATGCCATCGTGAGCAAAAATCTCAATGGCATCATCACCAGTTGGAATCGTGGAGCTGAGCGTATCTTTGGCTACGCAGCACAAGAAGCGATCGGGCAGCCCGTAACTATGCTCATGCCTCCGGACCGGGTGGATGAAGAGCCGGGCATTCTGCAGCGCATCCGCCGTGGTGAAAAGATTGACCATTACGAAACGATCCGTCGCCGCAAGGACGGTACCTTGCTCAACATTTCACTGACCGTTTCCCCTATTATCGATGCGAATGGACGGGTCATCGGCGCGTCTAAAATTGCGCGGGACATCACCGAGCGCAAGCGGGCCGAAGACGCGCTGTGGCACAGCGAAGTAAGGCTTCAACAGGAACTCGACGACACGAAGCTGCTCCAGCGCCTCAGCGCCGATCTGGCGAATCCGCAGAAGACCGTCGAACTGTACCAAATTATCATGGACGCGGCAGTCGAGATCATGCATTCCGACTTCGCGAGCATGCAAATGCTCTACTCGGAACGCGGCAAGGGCGGCGAGCTCCGCCTCCTGGCATTCCGAGGATTCAATCCCAAGGCGGCGGAGTTCTGGGAATGGGTGCGCGCCGATTCGACATGCGCGTGCGGCGTGGCCCTGCACAATGGAGAGCGCACGCTTGTGTCCGACCTCGAAACTTGTGCGTTTATGCAAGAAACACCGGATCGGGCGATATCCTTGCAAACGGGCATTCGCGCCGTGCAATCCACTCCGCTGAAGTCGCGAGCCGGTCGTCTCATCGGCATGATTTCGACACACTGGCGAAAGCCGCATGAGCCGACCGATCGCGATTGGCGCATGATGGACGTGGTCGCGCGCTATGCCGCCGATCTTATTGAACGCAAGCAGGCGGACGAGGCGTTGCAGGAGGCACAGGTGCGCTTGCAACGGTGGAATGTGGAGCTGGAACAGGCGGTGAACATTAAGACGATTGAGTTGCTGCAATCTCAGGAACGGCTCCGCGCGCTGACCGCAGAGGTGAACCTCGCCGAGCAACGAGAGCGCAAACGCTTGGCGACCGAGCTGCATGATCATCTACAACAGATCTTGGTATTGGGGAAGCTCACGATCGGACGGGGAAGTCGCGCAGCAGTCGGGTTGCCTGCCTGTGAACAGGTTTTCAAGAAGATAAACGACATCTTTTCCGAGGCACTCACCTATACGCGCACACTCGTCGCTGACCTCAGTCCCACCGTCCTCCGGGATCAGGGACTGGCGGCGGCGCTCGAGTGGCTCGGCGACTATATGCAAAAGCACAATTTGACCGTCACGGTGACGGGACATGTGAGTGAGGGCCTTCGACTTCCTGAAGACCAAGTCATATTATTGTTCCAATCGGTGCGAGAGTTGCTGATCAACTCGGCCAAACATGCCGGCACCGGCAAAGCCACTGTACGAATGGAACAGCACAATGCTCGCTTGCGGATCGAAGTCTGCGATGAAGGCGTAGGGTTCAATCTTGCCGCCGACGGTGGTGGTGAAATTTCCCCCGCAGGCATTTCGTCCAAGTTCGGCCTGTTCAGCATCCGGGAACGGATGCTGGCGCTGGGGGGGTCCTTCGACCTGCAATCGGCTCCGGGACAGGGGACCAAGGCGACGCTCAGCTTGCCGCTGGCTCCCTGCGACAGGCAAAGCGAACAGCTGGCGGTGAAGAGCGCGCAAATCATGGACGCAGCAGATGCCGGCAATCCGCCGTTCGCAATTCATCATTCGTTACCACGAAAAAACGCCCGCATTCGCGTGCTTCTGGTTGACGACCACGTCATGGTTCGCCAAGGCCTCCGAGCGGTGCTGGATGCGTATGCCGATGTGGAATTGATCGGTGAAGCCGGGAACGGGGAGGAGGCGCTACGGCTGGTGGACCAACTGCAGCCGGCGGTGGTCGTGATGGACATCAACATGCCGAAGATGAACGGCGTCGAGGCGACGAGACTCATCAAGAGCCGCTATCCTGAGGTCGCGGTCATCGGCTTGTCCGTCAATGCCGACAACGGAAATCACGAAGCCATGACACAGGCCGGCGCCTCGCTGCTCATGACCAAGGAGGCGGCGGTCGGACAACTCCATGATGTGATCCAGGAAGCGGTGAAGAAAGGGTAG
- the treY gene encoding malto-oligosyltrehalose synthase, which produces MMTDLPVLATYRLQLNGEFGFRHAQSVTSYLNDLGITHCYSSSILAAVPGSMHGYDIIDPSRLNPELGTEEDFRDWSVDLRALGMGLILDVVPNHMGISQALNQRWYDVLENGPASRHARVFDINWQPLKKELKNKVLLPILPDQYGKVLEREHIALAYEDEHLVVRCGACRLPLATRTWEKVLAYRLDQWVQDHGQSEHGEAAMELQSILTAIRNLPGVDDTSEPKLEERERETGVIRRRLATLMRDSPAVAAFVGENVRLFNGTRGIPQSFDLLDELLNEQSYRLASWEVASEEINYRRFFDINELAAIRMEEPSVFHDSHQMVFQLLRDGTVVGLRIDHVDGLYDPQVYLEQLQSWARREWGHDTTHLPLFIVVEKILANDETLSEAWPVEGTTGYEFLNTVNGLFVNQAHERAFTDLYHRMTGRRQGYAEVAYEAKQLIMRASMASEINVLGHQLNVISERDRGSRDFTLNSLTNAIREIIASFPVYRTYVREGAEPVSERDRVCIQKAVAHAKRRNPAIGSEVFSFIRELLLKQHDLCVRDSDEVTRFIMKFQQATSPVTAKGIEDTAFYRYNRFLPLNEVGGEPQQFGLSPDHFHRRMSERQARWPKGLSATATHDTKRGEDARARLNALSEIPDQWKAKVNRWAKWNARHRIEVDGEAVPDANDEYLFYQTCMGVWPPGELTEHEHGDVCRRIEQYMEKATREAKVHTSWVNPNKAYEEGVRRFVQAVLSPSHTNKFLPDFLGFKEQVARAGFINSLAQTTIKLAAPGTPDVYQGTELWDWNLVDPDNRRPVDYALRGKLLEELHAIRLRDDRAELVRGLMDHANDGRIKLYLIMMGLHCRRIHPDVFVHGRYVPLESEGPAANHLVAFMRHHGTKVVMAVVPRLISMRLAESADSVWDETCVVMPPEWRPQQLQELLSGRSIDCLRKGDRSVVRAADLFAVCPIGLLEGDLPEPSRLGSLS; this is translated from the coding sequence ATGATGACAGACCTTCCCGTGCTCGCCACGTACCGACTTCAACTCAACGGAGAATTCGGATTCCGGCACGCGCAATCCGTAACGTCGTACCTGAACGATCTCGGGATTACCCATTGTTATAGTTCGTCGATATTGGCCGCCGTGCCGGGCAGCATGCACGGCTATGACATCATCGATCCGTCGCGGTTGAATCCCGAACTTGGAACTGAAGAGGATTTTCGTGACTGGAGCGTAGATCTCCGCGCGCTGGGCATGGGCCTGATCCTGGATGTCGTGCCGAATCACATGGGCATTTCCCAAGCGTTGAATCAAAGATGGTACGACGTGCTGGAAAATGGGCCGGCGTCCCGTCATGCGCGCGTGTTCGATATCAATTGGCAGCCGCTCAAAAAAGAACTTAAGAATAAGGTTCTGCTGCCGATCCTGCCGGACCAATACGGAAAGGTGCTTGAGCGTGAACACATTGCGTTGGCCTATGAAGATGAACACCTGGTGGTCCGGTGTGGAGCATGCCGTCTGCCCTTGGCGACCAGAACCTGGGAAAAGGTGCTGGCATACAGGCTCGACCAGTGGGTGCAGGACCACGGCCAATCCGAGCATGGCGAGGCGGCCATGGAGTTGCAGAGCATTTTGACGGCTATTCGCAATCTTCCGGGAGTTGATGACACCAGCGAGCCGAAGCTGGAAGAGCGGGAACGCGAGACAGGGGTTATCCGTAGACGTCTGGCCACCTTGATGCGGGATAGTCCGGCCGTCGCTGCGTTTGTGGGGGAAAACGTCCGCCTCTTCAATGGCACGCGGGGAATACCCCAGAGCTTTGACTTGCTCGACGAACTGTTGAATGAACAGTCCTACCGATTGGCTTCGTGGGAAGTCGCATCCGAGGAAATCAACTATCGGCGGTTCTTCGACATCAACGAGTTGGCCGCCATTCGCATGGAAGAGCCCTCAGTCTTCCATGATTCGCATCAGATGGTGTTTCAGCTCCTACGGGATGGGACCGTGGTCGGCCTGCGCATCGACCATGTCGATGGGCTCTATGATCCACAGGTGTATTTGGAGCAGCTCCAATCCTGGGCCCGTCGCGAATGGGGGCACGACACGACACACCTTCCGCTCTTTATCGTCGTCGAAAAAATCCTGGCGAATGATGAAACACTGTCCGAGGCTTGGCCTGTGGAGGGCACGACCGGGTACGAGTTTCTCAATACCGTCAACGGCCTGTTCGTCAACCAGGCGCATGAGCGGGCGTTCACCGACCTCTATCACCGGATGACCGGGCGGCGGCAAGGTTACGCCGAAGTGGCCTATGAAGCGAAACAGCTGATCATGCGGGCTTCCATGGCCAGCGAGATCAACGTCCTCGGCCATCAACTGAACGTGATCTCGGAACGGGATCGGGGGTCGAGAGACTTCACGCTGAACAGTTTGACGAACGCGATCCGGGAAATCATCGCCAGCTTCCCGGTCTATCGCACCTACGTCAGGGAAGGAGCCGAGCCGGTGAGCGAGCGGGATCGGGTGTGCATCCAGAAGGCCGTGGCTCACGCCAAACGCCGCAATCCCGCCATCGGAAGCGAGGTATTCAGCTTCATTCGCGAGTTGCTGCTGAAGCAGCATGATCTCTGCGTGCGGGACAGCGACGAAGTCACGCGTTTCATCATGAAATTTCAGCAGGCGACCAGCCCGGTGACGGCCAAAGGCATCGAGGACACGGCGTTCTATCGGTACAATCGCTTTCTGCCTCTCAATGAGGTCGGGGGCGAGCCGCAGCAATTCGGCCTTTCTCCGGACCACTTCCACCGCCGGATGAGCGAGCGACAGGCCAGATGGCCCAAGGGACTGTCCGCCACGGCCACGCATGACACCAAGCGCGGCGAAGATGCGCGCGCACGGCTGAACGCCCTGTCCGAGATTCCGGACCAATGGAAAGCAAAAGTGAACCGGTGGGCAAAATGGAATGCCAGGCATCGCATCGAAGTCGACGGCGAGGCGGTCCCGGATGCCAACGACGAATATCTGTTCTATCAAACTTGCATGGGCGTCTGGCCGCCCGGTGAACTCACGGAGCACGAGCACGGCGATGTGTGCCGCCGGATCGAACAATATATGGAGAAGGCCACACGTGAAGCGAAAGTCCATACCAGCTGGGTCAATCCGAACAAGGCCTATGAGGAAGGCGTGCGCCGTTTTGTGCAAGCCGTCCTGTCCCCGAGCCACACCAACAAATTTTTGCCTGATTTTCTCGGGTTCAAGGAGCAGGTGGCGCGCGCGGGGTTCATCAACTCGCTTGCGCAGACGACGATCAAGCTGGCCGCACCCGGCACTCCGGATGTGTACCAAGGAACTGAACTCTGGGATTGGAATCTGGTCGATCCGGACAATCGACGGCCCGTCGACTATGCGCTTCGAGGAAAATTGCTGGAAGAGCTCCATGCTATCCGACTCCGGGACGACCGCGCGGAATTGGTGCGCGGACTCATGGACCATGCCAATGACGGCCGTATCAAGCTGTATCTCATCATGATGGGACTTCATTGCCGGCGGATACATCCTGACGTGTTCGTGCATGGCCGATATGTCCCGCTTGAGTCAGAAGGGCCTGCCGCAAACCATCTCGTGGCATTCATGCGCCATCATGGGACCAAGGTGGTGATGGCGGTGGTGCCGCGGCTCATCTCAATGCGGTTGGCCGAATCAGCCGATTCGGTATGGGATGAGACCTGCGTCGTCATGCCTCCGGAGTGGAGACCCCAGCAGCTCCAGGAACTTCTCAGCGGTCGTTCGATCGATTGCCTGCGCAAGGGAGACCGCTCCGTGGTGCGTGCCGCGGATCTATTCGCTGTCTGTCCTATAGGGTTATTGGAGGGGGATCTACCGGAACCATCCCGACTGGGCTCGCTGTCATGA
- a CDS encoding phage holin family protein has product MTAQEETRSSRNGLIGLFMGLIGDVRTLFRQELQLMRDEFHAETRKACQAAVSIGVGIGLTLIGGVFALIMIAQMLHQFADLPLWACYGAIGVILLAVGSALLVRATQALQDFNLIPRRTLHSMKEDAQWIKDHMPSNKI; this is encoded by the coding sequence GTGACGGCTCAAGAAGAGACGCGCTCGTCAAGGAACGGACTGATCGGGCTTTTTATGGGTCTGATCGGAGATGTTCGGACCTTGTTCCGTCAAGAGCTCCAGCTTATGCGGGACGAGTTCCATGCCGAGACGAGAAAGGCTTGTCAAGCGGCGGTTTCAATCGGGGTTGGAATTGGGTTGACCCTCATCGGCGGTGTATTCGCTCTCATCATGATAGCTCAGATGCTGCACCAGTTCGCCGATCTTCCATTGTGGGCCTGCTATGGAGCGATCGGGGTCATCCTCTTAGCCGTCGGCTCGGCGCTCCTGGTCAGGGCAACGCAAGCCTTGCAGGATTTCAATCTCATCCCGCGCCGAACCCTCCATTCAATGAAGGAAGACGCTCAATGGATCAAAGATCATATGCCATCGAACAAGATCTGA
- a CDS encoding Ku protein, whose product MSRVLWKGAISFGLVHIPVGLYSAEERNSFDLTLLDRRDMKPVGFMRYNKETEEEVPWDQIVKGYEYEKERYVVLTDEDFRRANIEATQTVDILRFVDESEIAPMYFDTPYYLAPERRGEKGYALLRQTLKQTRKVGIANVVIRTRQYVAALLPVDDVIVLNTLRYADEVKPAGKLDALPKSLKTVGVTPKEADMAMKLVEEMTGDWDPKDYHDTYHEDLLKLIDKRIKAGQTEVIAASEGEETEEEPKRGDVVDLMALLKRSVQTKSMGRRLPSNHRRAREHTVRSRRKTA is encoded by the coding sequence ATGTCACGAGTTCTGTGGAAAGGCGCCATCAGCTTCGGACTGGTCCATATTCCCGTCGGGCTCTATTCCGCGGAAGAGCGGAACAGCTTCGATCTGACCCTTCTGGATCGCCGCGATATGAAGCCCGTTGGATTCATGCGATACAACAAAGAGACGGAAGAAGAGGTGCCCTGGGACCAAATCGTGAAAGGGTACGAATATGAGAAGGAGCGATATGTCGTGCTGACTGATGAAGATTTCCGGCGCGCCAATATCGAGGCCACGCAGACCGTGGACATTCTGCGATTTGTCGACGAAAGCGAGATCGCTCCGATGTACTTCGACACGCCCTACTATTTGGCGCCTGAACGGCGGGGAGAAAAAGGCTACGCTCTGTTGCGGCAAACGTTGAAGCAGACGCGTAAGGTCGGGATCGCCAATGTCGTGATCCGGACGCGCCAGTACGTGGCGGCGCTGCTTCCGGTGGACGACGTGATTGTGCTGAATACGCTTCGCTATGCCGATGAGGTCAAGCCTGCCGGGAAATTGGACGCGCTGCCGAAAAGTCTCAAAACCGTCGGAGTGACGCCCAAAGAAGCCGACATGGCTATGAAACTCGTCGAAGAAATGACGGGAGATTGGGATCCGAAAGACTATCACGATACCTATCATGAAGACCTGCTCAAGCTGATCGACAAACGGATCAAGGCGGGACAGACCGAAGTCATCGCCGCCTCGGAGGGCGAAGAAACAGAGGAAGAGCCGAAGCGCGGGGATGTCGTGGATTTGATGGCGTTGCTCAAGCGAAGCGTACAGACTAAGTCGATGGGACGCCGATTGCCTTCCAACCATCGACGAGCGAGGGAGCACACGGTTCGATCTCGACGTAAAACGGCATAA